The Microcaecilia unicolor chromosome 3, aMicUni1.1, whole genome shotgun sequence nucleotide sequence ctcaacgtgtaattaaactctgaaattggttgccagagaatgtggtaaatgcagttagctttgcgggttttaaaaaggtttggaagacttcctgaaggaaaagtccatagaccattattaaaatgggaaaaatccactgcttatttctaggataagcagcataaaatgtattgtacttttttgggatcttgccaggtacttgtgagctggattggccattgttggaaacaggatgctgggcttgatggaccttcggtctgtcccagtattgcaatacttatgtacttatgaatgaggGATCTAAGTAGGGCTGTGAGTCAGAGTGGAAAAATATGGAGAGGGGAGATGGCTTGTAGAGATCGGGAGGTAATTGAAAAGGACAGAGGGCTATAGAGCAGGTGAGAGACAAAGGTAGGTGGGGCTGATCTCTGAGGGAAGTTAGAAAAGATAGAAAtggggaagaaagaaggagaaatgGGAGCCTGGATAGGGAATAAAGCATAAGAGAGGATCTGGAGGCAGCAAAAGAGCTGGGGCTGCTTTGGAGATGATAGGCAGAAGTAGATGAGGCTGGGGAGGGGATAGGAACAGAGGGTTTGAAAGACAGGGGAAGTAGAAGGCTGGTAGACTAGAGAAGTAAGGTAACAGAAACTGGTAAGTATCTGAAAAGTGGACAGAGGGAGAGTGAAGAATTAAGtttcaaagaaaagcaaacaaaatgataaaggggatggagctcctctcgtatgaggaaaaggctaaagaggttagagcttttcagctgggaaaagagacggattaggggagatatgattgaggtctacaaaatcctgagtggtgtagaacgagtagaagtaaatcaatttttacctctttccaaaagtacaaaggctaggggacactcgaggaagttacatggaaatacttttaaaacaaataggaggaaatattttttcactcaatgaatagttaagctctggaactctttgccggaggaggtggtaatggtggttagcgtatctgggtttaaaaaaggtttggacaaattcctggaggaaaagtctatagtctgctattcagacagacatgggaagcaagtgcttgccctgggatttgtagcatggaatgttactactctttgagattctgaatggaatcttgttcttctttaggattccagaatcttgctattctttggggttctacatggaatgtcgctactaattgggtttctgccaggtacttgtgaccttggctTGGCCAtagtttgaaaaacaggatactgggctacatggaccattggtctgacccagtatggctacccttatgttcttatgagggggaaagaaggaggaATAAAATCTAGCTATAGGCAGAGAAAAAAGCagatgagagagacagagaaaaaagatGGAACAGGAGCAGGACAAGCGATCCACAGAATCCAAGGTGGCAACCCAAAGGAGCAGAACACAAATAGCAGACATCCTTTCAAAGCACTTTATCCATGTGAGGTCAAGAAATAGAATAAGCCTGGcactggctgtgtttcgcccacgcaagggctgcgtcaggggctgaaAATAACCAAGCAGCATGAGACAGCCACCACCTCAGTTCAAACCCGTTCATTCCAAGAGATGGCAGCCTCACACAGCAATTCAGCAGCAAAACCGGCAGACCTCACATGAATGCCCgatgtacctgaacgtaactcgcattgaactactactgaaaaagggatgaggaaaaattcaaataaataaattaaataggtGATCTAGACTAACAGAGAAGCAATAGTACCTTCTGTTACCTGCAAGGGGTGTTGGCACACATTTATTCAAAGCAACTTTTAATGTTTATGATGTCCATTTATGCACTTTTAGAGGTTTCTTTTTAGAGGAATGGAGTTGAAATGGTCATGATCGTTTAGTTTAgttatcaaaatcttggggaTGGGTGGCATAAGTTGAAGGATAGCCTAGGGCTCATGATTCCCTTGTATCAGTcctgaggaaaggaagggaaggcgACAGAGTGAAGaagcagaaaatggaaatgaaatGCAGGACGGACTTAGGAGAAAACGAACATGAAGTGGCGGTAAAGAGAGACTAGAAAGAGCCCAAGtgggaaaataaaatgattagGCAAAGGTGAACAATAATTTGATTGTCAGTATAGAGGACAGTCAGCTTCAGCCCTTAAGCTGTGCAGGAACCTTCAGAAAAAGGCAGTTTCAACCTTTTTtctaaccccaacaattcccAGAACGGGGgtttagaggccaaccaaatttcagtttcagaTCTGGCACAGAATCTGTCCGGAAATTTggattctggtttcagccaaaaatgcctgGGTATTATCTGCTGAAACTGAAACTCCCACCCCCTGAGGTGCTCCCCAAGCATCAGTAGGCCCTCCTCAGGCCTATCTTAacaagaaccccactctttcctgcctgctgttcCCCATTGCCACTGctgttttaaaatggctgccgcaggAGGTCCTGGCAGCTGTATGGAGACTTGCTCTTGCTTATGCTGCTGCCATCAAAATATAGCTGTCGGGACCTCCTGAAACAGTCTTGTGAAGCTGCAGCAGGAAGCCTTGGTAGCCAAATTTAAAGCGGCAGTGATGTCGGCACTGGTCAatgagtggggttctttcctgcccctgaagatgcCACTAGATCAACACGGCTTGTTATGGTAGGCCTGAAAAAGGCCTACTGATGCTTGGGgaaggttgagggggggggggctcaggggggtggcagcagtggcCCACAGGGATCCGTTCTTTGTTTGGTGGACATGGGGAGGGCTGCATCTTCTGACAAGGAGCACGGCAGAGGGGTGGGGAGGAAGGCATGACTTTTCAGCTTTGGTTCTGGCCAAAGCCAAGCCACAGATTATGGCTGAggattcagttttggctgaaaccaaaaccatcGGTTTCGGTCGACTTCTACAGGGCTTATGCCCATGTTCCTGATGGACAGGGAGGGAGTAGACATTTCAATGGCAATTCAATGGAAAGGCAAGGTTGCAAGCAGACTGAGGGGTGTAGTTATCATGGTATATTATTAAGATGGTTATTTTACCAATATCTCGtgctattttatgcagtgagacctagttattaataactggggtcAACATATTAATGGGAGCCCACATTGATAAGTACACCCCTGAGTGTTTTGAAAGTCTACGGTATGTAAAGGGGTCTCAAGGGTGGGACTCCGTAGCTCCCAAATTCCAGTGGTTTCAGTTCATGAAGTACGTCGCTCAGTCccttggtggtgggggtggggagctaTGGCATAAGAATGGCTGTGGACCCAGGAAGGTCTTTTCCTTCCCACATCTCTGGGGTTAGAAGGTTGCAGGGTCTGTTTTCATTTTAGCCGGAGATAACCCCTCATTTGTACTTGGGGTCCTTTCTGAACTCATAAGAGGGGCCTCAATGATGCAAAACTCCAAAAGAAAGGCAAGCCGAGGTTTAGGAAAAcagaattttaatttattttcataTAATAAATAAAGCTAGAAATATTATGTACACATAAATAcatgtagattttttttcttaaaaagggAAAGGATTTTGGggttagctcacacctttctttcagttgtaactcaaggtgttggacagactggatagactgtacaggtctttacctgctgtcatctactatatatgttacattcaggtacagtgggtattttttgCTCcccagggggctcacaatctaagtttttaccaGAGGTAATGGAGAGGTAAATGACTTGGGATCACAaggaatgggatttgaaccctggcttccctggttattattattattattaacatttgtatagcgctaccagacgcacgcagcgctgaacacctgacccagagagacagtccctgctcgatagagcttgcaatctaaaaatatagacagacaagacaattaagggtgaggaaagtactgggtgagaaggaacaaggagaggggaattgagtagtggttctTGACCTGCtggtctaaccattaggctactctcccACAGTGTGGTGTCACTCTGTTATATTGAAAGGAGCACATGTCCCTGATCCCCCCAGCAAACTTTAGTCATATTTATTAGAGGAGAAAGTTTGACCCATGGAGGGAAGACTGGGAGGAGGGCTTCAGAGGGGTCACCAGAGTCCATAAACCACAATATCCCATCTCTGAATCTTGGCTCAGCTGCATATTCCAATATCTGGTAAATattaatatataatgtccaaatcACTTTTTCTAAGATGTAAACAATATACATAGATGCTTCCCTCACAACCACTTACTACTAGAGTATCCTGCAATATGTCACAACAATGAAAGCCAATGAAACCGGTGCCCTAGTAGAGTTGGTATTATGATACTAACCTTGTAGTATGTTGCCATGCAAGTGAGTAGCATTACTGTCACGATATATTATATGTTACATTATATTGCCACTCCGTCCATCAGAATTGTCACAATATAAAGAAATTCATCAGAAAATACTCTGCATTGAGTGACAAGTTTGCTCAGTAGTTCTGTCATGATATATTGTGACATGGCAGAGTGTATCACACACTGAATGGTACTCTGTAGAATTACTGTTGTGATAAACCATGAGATTTGCTTTAAAAAGGACTAGCCCACGCTGATGTGGTGTAACTTGATGGAGAGAGGCAAGTGGCAACTCATGgactaggggtgggcaaccacagtcttcaagggccacaacccagtcgggttttcaagatttacaCCCTGAACATGCATGAGACTGGTTGGCATGCATTGTATGCAAActgatcttgtgcatattcatggtggaaagcttgaaaacctgactgggttgtggcttcTGTTATAGACTAGTTGGTTTATTGAGGCATGAGATTTCAAAGACTAGAGTCCACTTCAACAGTGGACTCTAGTCCTTGAAAGATCATGCCttaataaattggttagtctataagtTGCCCACTGCCTCTGTCCATTTTGTTACGAGATTTTGCAATATTCTCCTCAGAAGCTTGACCATATGAAAACACCCtacatcccccacccccatcacagTAGTCCAAAATAGGTTTCAGCATGGATTCCACTGAGATTCTGATTAAGTTACACTGGATGTTTcattttccctcctcccctccctgcagtGGGACATGGAAAGTCGCCACCAAACTCTCAATGTCCAGCCACCCTTTGCAACTTAGCAGAAGACATGATACCTCTGCAAGTGAATGGGACCTATAGTCAAGCTGCCAAAGTCATAATGAGATGGGGGTTGGGACatagctcctcctcttcctcccaaccCCATAATTATTAAATATTCACAGTCACTGCTGCCCCTCAGAGCATGAAGGCACCAAAGAATGCAGTTCCGGAATCCCGACTTAGGTGCTCCATACCATTAGTCGATGTTGAGAGGAAGTCCCCCTTTTCCAAAGTGAACAATGCCCCTTGGTAGATAGATTTTGACCAAAGGTTTTTGGGTCTTCTCTTGTGGTGGCTGGGGCTCACATCAGTACAGACAGATTTCTGAGCCTTCATCAGTGGAAATTGTGTTGGATACTGCGTGGAGAATCTGGTAACCATGTGGGAAAGATAGATGGGTTGGTTTTCCAGACAGCCAAGTCCCCTGAAGACCACCTGGGAGTATACAAAGTAGAGGCCCATTGCGGGGATCACCATAGAATTATTGACAAGTCTCAGGCCTTGCTGGGTGAAAGTGTGGGGAGTGGAGTCCAGCCATTGCAGGCGGCCAGAGGTATCACGTtctcctggagggagagagaatttGGGAAGGTAAAAACACAATGAAAAGACTGACCCCTTAACACTATGCTGAGATACTAGGTCAATACTGGCTCAGAAGGGACAGTGATTCTGCTGCTGTGTTTGGGATGCTGGGACAGTACCGGGTCAGAAGGGGGAGTGATCTTAAGATCATTCAGGACATTGGGTCAGTGCAGGATTAGAGACGAGATCACCCTTTAACAGCATCAATCAGATCATCAAGTGGTATGACTGTATTGGAGGATCACTTGAGTCAACTTTATTATGAATGttgaggagagaaggggaaatCCACTTATTTGGAGTGCTTGATCCCCAACACTCTCCATTTTTCTCCCCTACAGTAATCCTTGAATCAGTGCTCTCCCCATCCCCACAAGTTTGATCCCCAGAAtgattctctctctccctatcttcTCCCCCCAAAGTTCATCCCCATTCTCTCGCTCCCTCTGCCCCATTCAACTGATCCCTGGTTTGATGCTTCATCTCCCATTTTTCATTCTTTACCTCACTCTGTTCCAGGaccttctcctttccctccctctccctccaactCCAACCCTGACCCTCATACCATCTACCCTTCCATACCTCTCCTGATCCCATATCCTCCCCCTACCACAGCCTTCATCCTCTCCATCCTCTTCACTTTCCACTTTTCTCCTTTTGCTTAATCCGCAATctgccctctttttctcccccccccccctccctccttcttcctctccatccccctTCAGCAGGCAAAAGGATTGCTGGTTGATGGTTTCCTTCTCtgctcctctctttctctttctgctgTTTGAGATACACATCACCTTGTAAGCACAGCAAAATTGAAAGCACTTCAGCAGCAATAGAAGGccagggagggtggagggggtaaATAGGATAGACAGCAAGGAATCCAATGAGATGATGATGTTCTTATACCTTCTAAATGAGCCGCGGTCTTCCCATCATGGTTGGCTTGAAACTTCAAGGCTTCGGGGTGTCCTGGTGTTAAGAGAAAGAAGTATTTTGTTCATTGTCTAGTGCCCAGAATGTTGCAATGCCCAGTGcccacatctccccccccccccccccccccccccccccccgtggcagcTCAGGGGTAAATTCTGAGGTATGTTAGAAAGTTCTGTAAGCAAAGCTTTTGAAATTCTGTGGCCATGATCCCGAACCTTTCTGCAAACTGGATGGAATCATTTAGCACATTCAATCACGTCAAGTAATTTTGCATATCTAAAACCATTTTCTAAACTTGCTTTGTGTCTGTAGAATCCATCCGGACCTGGCAGTTTTCTCCTTCTAGCTCAGTCAGAACTAGAGCTGGAATATGATGCACCATAAACCTTCATTTACAACTATCAGGGgacttttagcttcttttatatCTGTCCCTGCCCCCAGCCCTGGTCATTGTAGGGATGGTCCTAGCCGGCCAGGTTCCTAGCAGAACCCCGATGGACCTAAATTCAGCCACTAGTTGTCATAAGCAATATGATTCTGTGTCTGCCTTCCCCAGTGCCCCCACCCCCTTCTTTTGGAAGTTTTACGGGTAAAAAATCTCAGGTATTAATGTGAGAGAGGAGAGATAGAATAGATCACAGGgatgggaaaagagagggagggaggtagaaagGAAAGAGGGAGGACTGGAGATGGGGAGAtgtctcctctggtattttcaccCTCTGCACTCCACATTTTGATGGATTTCCCTGTGGTATTTTCAACCCCTGCGGTCTACAGCAGAAGATGGTAgtgcattcatagtaacataatagatgacggcagagaaagacctgtacagtccatccagtgtgcccaacaagataaactcatatgtgctacatatgtatacctgaccttgatttgtatctgccattttcagggcacagaccatagaagtcttcccagcactagccccgcctcccaaccactagccctgcctcccaaccactagccccacccccaaaccACTGATGCACAAAGCTCCAGAGAAGGATCTCATGCTAGAGGACCCTTGAGATATCCCATGTCTCTCTTGTAATATTCCGATTTTCCCCTATCCTCATGCTCCCTCAGAAGTACAGATCTGACTTACCAGCAGCTTCCATGGTGCCTTTTGCCTCTTTCAAGGTGTCTCTGGATTCTTCCTGCAAGTTAAAGAAAGGACGATATGGTTAAAGTAATGAAGCTACGCTGTTTACTGCAAGGTGAGATCCTGCAAGTTGACTCCCCCAAATCTGCATAAGATATAGAGAATACCgtgagcaattctggtcactgtatctaaaaaaaaagatgtagcggaattacaaaaaatacagagaagggtgtcaaaaatggtaaaggagatgggatgatttccctctgaggaaaggttaaagtggctagggctcttcagcttggaaagtgGAAGGGGTAGACGCAAATTGCtcgtttattctttccaaaaatactaggactagggggcacgcaatgaagctactaagtagtaaatttaaaacaaaccagagaaaatgtttcttcactcaattgtaatttaactctggaatttattgccagagaatgtgataaaatcagtcagcttagcagggtttaaaaaaggtttggctaactttcCTAAATGTCCACAAGCCATTAAGacatggggaaatccactgcttattctaggTTAAGCAAtataaagtctttttttttttttactcatgtggggtcttgccgggtacttgtgacctggattggccactattggaaacaggatactagacgtGATGGAGCTtaggtctgtccctgtatggcaactcCTATATTCTTATAAGAATGTTGTACCTTGCACTGTTAGATTCTGCAGGAACTCCCAGAAACTTGCATTAGACATGGGAGGTCATCGTCTCCTTTCCATGAGACCCTGCAGGGTGATGTAGACTGAAGGCACATCAGCTCTTCCTGCTCTCCCTTGCTGTCACAACTGTAGCCCTATATTTCCAGTGAGGAACCCACAAGATGTGGCAGCCACAGTCAGCATGACTGTCACTCACCCTGTTATTTCATGAATTATGAGACCTCTGCATTTacagaagggggaagggaagaatctAAAAGGAAGTTTTAGAAACCCACAGAGGAAGGACATGGATGAGGAGGtggacagaaagcagagaagCAGATATGGAAGACAGACAGACGGATGGATGGATACTAAAGTCAGGAGGACGGACAGACCTGGGGAATTGTACAATGTGTTTGCATTTCACTCATATCTGGAGAGTgcagtgaacccccccccccccccaggaccagcCTCTTCAGTCACAGCATCAGGGGGTCCCCCCACCTCATCCCTAGCCCCTTACCTGCTTCTGAAGCTGGGTGTGGGACAAGAAGAGCAGGACAGCAACCACCAGCAGCGAGAGCACACACAGACCTCCAAGGAGTCGGCAGCCCCCTTCTCTGCTCCTCCCCTGCCCCTGTACCGGCTCCTGCTCCAGGTCCCTCTGTGGGGTGACAGGAGTGTACAGGTGTGAGGTGTCCATGTCTGAGTGTTTCCTGGCCCTCACCTTCACGTATTAATAGCAGGATTCCTCAGTGAGGTCACAGGGGGAAACCCGGGTAGAGGAAacagggtggggagagagagaggcagtgtgtGAACATCGAaagcagtgaaagggtttcagaCAGAGGAagccagagaaagagagagttgaACTTCTGCAGTGTCACTTTTTCTTAAGGATAAAATGCCCCCTTCCCGTCacctatatatgtatatacaagtCACATTTTATAGCAGTGGTTCACAATCCAGTCCTGGGGACAcaaccagccaggttttcaggctacccataatgaatatgcatgagataaatttgcataaagtagaggtagtgcatgcaaatttctctcttgcatattcatcgtgggtatcctgaaaaccagagtggCTGGGAGTGTCCCAAGGACCTGGTAGAGATCCCCTGCTTTGTATTCAGGACAAGATGCTGCTCCTGTCACCATCACTCAAACACAAGTTTCCTCGTATCGTGTTATATTAAGCATCAAGTATCTCCTCCCTTCCTATTACCTCCATCACTTTATATTAAGGACAAGATGTTTGCTCGCCTCACCTTAACTCATTACAAGAGTTATACCCCATGCTAGTTTATTTTAGGAATAAGACACCTCTTTGCTGTCCCTCATATGCAAGCTATACTATATCACGTTATATTAAGGATGAAACACCCGCTCACCTCAGTTTCCTCCATACATAAGTTACACTGTATTACTTTATATTAAGGATAAAACACCTGCTGTTCTGTCtcccatagaaacatgacagcagataaaggccatatgacccatcctctgtaacccccaattctacctgttcctaagcgatcccacaagcttatcccatgccttttaaaattctggaacagtcctcgattccaccacttccaccgggaggccattccatgcctccaccaccctttctgtgaaataatacttccttagattactcctaagcctattccctcttaactttgtcatatgccccctcattccagagctctccttcatttgaaaaaggctctcttcctgtacataaatgcccttgagatatttctatcaagtctcctctctccctcctctcttccagcgtatacacgttgaggttcataagcctgtccctataatttttgcattcaagaccgcttactaatttcgtagccgccctctggaccaactccatcctatttatatctttccgtagatgcggtctccagaactgcacgcagtactccaaatggggcctcactagagccttatacaacggcactatcacctcctttttactgctggtcatgcctctctttatgcacccaagcatccttctggctttgaccatctatttttctacctgtttggaagcttttaaGTCatcggacacaatcaccccctagtcccgctcttcctttgtacactgaagcacttcaccccctatactgtaccgttaccttagatttttgcgacccaagtgcatgaccgtgcatttttggggattaaaccttagttgccaaatatcggtccattcctctagctttgctaggtccttcctcatgtcattcacaccctccagtgtgtccaccctgttgcagagtttagtatcatccgcaaagaggcaaaccttaccagacagcccttctgcaatatcgctcacaaagacgttaaaaagagccggccctaggaccgatccctgcggtactccactgacaa carries:
- the LOC115464340 gene encoding lymphotoxin-alpha-like, which gives rise to MDTSHLYTPVTPQRDLEQEPVQGQGRSREGGCRLLGGLCVLSLLVVAVLLFLSHTQLQKQEESRDTLKEAKGTMEAAGHPEALKFQANHDGKTAAHLEGERDTSGRLQWLDSTPHTFTQQGLRLVNNSMVIPAMGLYFVYSQVVFRGLGCLENQPIYLSHMVTRFSTQYPTQFPLMKAQKSVCTDVSPSHHKRRPKNLWSKSIYQGALFTLEKGDFLSTSTNGMEHLSRDSGTAFFGAFML